The following is a genomic window from Clostridium fungisolvens.
ATCAGCCCCTGTAAATCCAGGAGTTCTCTTTGCTAAAACTTTAAGCTCTATATCATCAGATAAAGGTTTATTTCTTGTATGAACCTTAAGTATCTCTTCTCTACCTTTTACATCAGGAGCTCCAACTACAATCTGTCTGTCAAATCTACCTGGTCTTAATAGAGCTGGATCTAAGATATCTGGTCTGTTAGTAGCAGCTATCATAATAATCCCTTCATTAACTCCAAAACCATCCATTTCAACTAATAACTGGTTAAGAGTTTGCTCTCTTTCATCATGACCACCACCAAGGCCAGCACCTCTTTGTCTACCTACAGCATCTATTTCATCTATAAATATTATACATGGGGCATTCTTCTTTGCTTGTTCAAATAAGTCTCTTACTCTCGAAGCACCAACTCCAACGAACATTTCTACGAAATCTGAACCTGATATACTAAAGAATGGTACTCCAGCCTCTCCAGCAATCGCTCTTGCAAGAAGAGTTTTACCAGTTCCAGGAGGTCCAACTAAAAGAACACCCTTCGGAATTCTGGCTCCCATTTCTATATATCTCTTAGGCTGCTTTAAGAAGTCAACTATTTCCTCTAGTTCAGCCTTTTCTTCATCTGCACCTGCAACATCTTTAAATGTAACCTTCTTTTTATCTGGAGTAGCCATCTTAGCTCTACTCTTCCCAAAATTCATTACACCTCGGCTTCCGCCTCCACTCTGAGATTGCTGCATAAATATAAAGAAAAACGCTATAAATAAGAAAATTACTAAAACTGTTGGTATTATCTGTACCCAAACAGATATATTTGTTGGAAGTTCAAACGAAACTTTTACATTTGGTTTATTATTATTTGCAAGTAATATATTTAATGTTTCAACAGGAACTACTGTATTAAAAGTTTTGTTATTTGTTAAGGTACCCTCAACAGTCATTTTATCCTGTTTTACTTGTATACTCTTAACTTGGTCACCAATCCATTTTTGTTGAAAATCGCTATATGGTATAGTACTTCCTGCTTCGCCGCTTTTCACGAGAAAAACTGCAGAAATTACAACCATTATCATTACCACAACCCAGGCCGTTAAGCTAGAAAATTTTTTCATGATAGGCCCCCCTCTCTTACTAGTTACTATAAAATTTTACCATATGATTTTTTCCATTACAATACAGTTACATTACTTATTATATACTTCCTCTTTTAAAGAAGCTATAAATGGTAAGTTTCTATATTTTTCGGCATAATCAATGCCATAACCAACTATAAATTCGTCTGGAACTTCAAATCCATAATACTTCACATTAATATCCGTCTTTCTTCTTACTGGTTTATTAAGCAAAGATACTATTTCTATGCTATTAGCATTTCTATCCTCAAAATACTTCAATAAATAGCTTAAAGTAAGTCCTGTATCAACTATATCTTCTACTATTATGACATCCTTACCCGCCACATCATTGTCTAAATCTTTTAAAATTCTAACAACTCCTGAAGTTTGCGAAGAATTTCCATAACTTGATACAGCTATGAAGTCTAACTCACAAGGTATTGATATATACTTCAATAGTTCAGAAGTAAATATAACAGATCCTTTTAGTACTCCAACTACAAGCAATTCTTTGCCCTTATAGTCATCGCTTAAATCCGCCGCTATTTCTTTAACCTTGCTAATGATAGTATCTTCAGAAAACAGTATTTCTTTTATGTCTTCTCTCATGTTAACTATTCCCTTTCTATAAAACGTATTTGTAAAATATTTTTTGTATTCTTATTAACTTTAAATAAGTCACTTATCTTTAAGCCTACAACCCAAGAAATATGGTTATCAAAACAAACCAAAGGTATTTCATCTCTTAGACTATTAGGTACTTTATTGTCAATGAATATATCTTTTATCTTTTTAGTGCCAGTCATACCTAAAGGCTTAATTTTATCACCATTTTTTCTATTTCTAATAATTATTTTTTGCTTTATTTTATCATAATCAAAATATTTGATTAAGTCACTACTATTTAAGTCAATTTTAGTATCATTCTGCCTCACCTGTAAGACAACATCATACATTAATCCATTTAATCTTAGATTTTCTACTATTTTCTCATCAAGATCTTGTTTGGATATTATAAACTCTATACTTTTGCATTCCTCAAATTTTCTTATTGAGATAATTATATCTCCATAAGAATTTTCTGCAACTATATTATTTGGAAGATTTATGTTTTTTCCCGTTTTTCCTTCTTGTAATAGGATAATATCATAAATATGTTTCATTTCAAAATTATATGTAGCTCCAGAAACATAAAATATAGATTTTCTTATAAGCCTTGTCAATAATGCCTCATGAATATGAAAAGCATCTTTGTTTATTATTATAGTCCCAGCTTTTTCTTTACAAAACTTAAAATACATATCTTCAGAACTTTTATCAATATACTCACTATCAATATTTGCTAATAAGGCAAGTCTATTAAGAGACTCTACAATATCTTTATTAAAATTATTTTTTATAAAAGGAATCATTTCAAGTCTAACCTTATTTCTGGAATATATACTTTCTAAATTAGTTCTATCTATCCTAGGATTAAGGTTATTACTTACACAATAATCTTCTATTTCTTCCCTTGTTATGCACAGTATAGGTCTTATATAGATTTCATCTCTTATTGGCTTTATACCAACCAACCCATCTATACCTGTTCCCCTCATAACTCTCATCAAAATAGTTTCTGCTTGGTCATTTGCATTATGAGCTATAGCAACCTTATCGAAACCTTCTTCTTTTATTACCTGGCTAAAAAATTCGTATCTCGCTTCTCTACCAGCCATTTCAGAGGATATACTTTTCTCTTTTGCCATCGACTCAATATTTATTCTTTTTATAAAACACGGTATTCCAAGACTAGAGCACATTTTTTCAACATAGCTTTCGTCTTCAAAGGAATCATCTCCTCTAAGCAAATGATTAATGTGAGCCGCTCCAAGAGTAATACCAAGTTCATGCCTCATCATATATAGAACATGCAACAAGCAAACCGAATCTGGACCTCCAGAAAGCGCAACTAAAACCTTATCTCCATTTTTTATCATATGATGTTCTCTTATAAAATTTATAACTTTATCATTCAAGTTAGAACACTTCCTAATCAAGTTTAATAACTTATTATAACATACCATTAAACTCTTATTAATATAAATTATTACAAATTCACTAAAACTTAAATAAATCGTATATTGTTAATTTATTAATGCTTCCATTTAAAACTACAGACTTAATCCTATGTTTTATACATAAAAACGACTATGAAACTAAGTTAGCATTAGTTTCATAGTTAAAGTGTATTTTATTCAATTGAAATATCAAAATTTTATTTTGCCCATAAAAACTTTATTTTATAACTTCTGCAAGTTACAAAGACACTTGTTCACTAGTATATCGCAAACACCTTAGATACCACCACCGTCATATCATCTTTTATCTTAGCGCCACTTATTTCCTTAGCTTTATCTAATATCTCAAGAGAAAGCTCTTTAGGATTTTTATTATTAGTTGTACGTAAAAATTCAGTAAGCCATTGACAGCTTCCATCACCATCTTTACCATATAATATCCCATCGCTTATTGTTACTATCAAATCTCCATTAGATACTTTTTTCTCTACAATATCCACATCTGTTGTATCCAATATACCAAAAGGTAATGTTTTTGACTTCACTAATTCAACCTTCTCACCCTTCTTGATAAAACTTTCTACAGCTCCAACTTTCATAAACTTGGCATTTCCTGTATATAAGTCAATATTTTGAAGATCCAAAGTTGCGAACTTTTCATCTTCACTAAACTTCATAGACATTATAGAATTAACAGTATTTATGGCTGTTAATTCCGAGAACCCAACTTGTGTGAATTTTTCTATAAGCTCCACAGCAGCTTTACTCTCTGCACCAGCCTCAGGTCCTGATCCCATACCATCACTAACCAAAACCATATAGTTACCATCTTGAGTTTTCCCATAGCTATAGCTATCACCAGTATACTTTTCTCCATCTTTACACGCTATTGCTGCATATGATGATACATGATATTTAGGGGTCTCCTCAATGTATACAGAACATTTATTAGTATTTGGGTCTATAGAACAACCATCCCCACCTATACTCATAGTTTTGCCTATAGATTTATTTATTACTGGAAGGACATCTTTTATACATATCTGTCCACCTCCACAACTATCCATAGTTACCTTTATGTTTAATCTACCATTTTTATCGTTATAACATAAAATATCATCATACTTTATACTTTCTTTATTCAACGCTCTTTTTATAGTTCTTTCTACATCATTACATATAACTATATCTTTGCTAAAATCATCTATTAATTCTCCAATTGTAACAGCCATATTGTTTATATGCCCTGCTAAAAGTTTCCTTCCTTCCCCAAGCCTTCTTTTAAGCATTTCATCCTGAACATAATTACCAACTATCTCTTCTGTATTCTTTACTAGCGCATATTTTTTAATACATTTCTTATCTAACTCTAATGGAAAACTTGATTTTCCTTCTTGATTACTTCTTATCAATTCAGAAAACGAATTGTAAGTAGTATGTAATTCTCTTTTCCAACAAGTATATCTCATATCACAGCTGCTACACACCCTGTCGGCCAGGTTTTCTATAAGCGCACTACTTTTGTTTTTTAACAACAGCCTATCATTATCAACTAAATTACTCAACGTAACTGATATAGTAGATAAAATATCTGTAAAATCAACAAGTCTATTAGTAAACTCTTCTTTAATCTTGCAAAAATGCAAATCTCCTAAAGTATCCTGCTTCCTTTCATTATCTAATTCAAGTGACAGTTTATTATAAAATTTAAGTGGAACTACAGAAAATAATACTGCTACAATCAATGCCTCTATAACCTTAAAATCATCAAACTTCTTTGAATACATCGATAGCACAAAGTATACTACAATATAAGCTAGCATTGTAAACCACTTACCTGTATCTTTAAATATACCAACCATCAATCCGCATATACTATATACACTTATATAAAGCATCATATTATTAGTAGAAAGACCCACTATTATTCCCATGGCAACACCTGCTGCTGCTCCCACTGAGCTTCCCAAAGAGAACGCTATTATTATTACAAAAAATAATGCAACTACATTTCTTATACTAATACCAAAAATCGCCACACTACCTATGCCTGAAATTATAAGACAAAACAGTAATGCCATAGCTATAAGTTCTTCACTTGTAAAAAAGTGATTTGTTTTTATATCATCTAGGCATGTAAGTGCATATTTTATAATATAATATATTGGATAAACTACAACACATTGCACTAACGAAGTTACTATATTAATCCATAAACTTATATTTGAACTAAATGCTCTATAAAAAATCATCGACAACATAAGTATAGAAAAACTCATTATTAAGCTAACCTTCTCCTTTAACTTAAACGGAAGGTTTGTAAATATAGATATAATAGCTGCTGACAAAATATAAATACCAACATTAGGCGCACTACCTAGAAGAGTGGCGTATCCTAATAAAACTCCAACTGCCGCTACTATCCCTTCTTTCTTACTTTCCTTATTTAAAAACGATAGTATGAAAGCTATTCCGAATGGTGATAGCCCATCTATACCCGCCCCATTTGCATTTATAGTTACCCTACTTATCAAAAAAGCTCCTATGAAATTAAATAGCAATCTATAAGGAGATCCTATAATCTTAAGTTCTTTCTTATCTTTTTTTCTATCACTTATTCTTTTATATGTAGTGACATCTACTCCATACTGCATTGGTAAACCCTCCCATTTTTCTAAAGCGTATTTCTATTATATCAAAGGGTATTGGAAATATATGTCACTTGTTGTTTGCTGAAGATATTTTTATTCGGACATTTATCACTGTATTTCTTTATATTATTTATATTGATTTTTACTTAACTTATTGCAAAAACACCCTTCTGGCATAATTAACTATACAGTATAGCAAATGTACCTTTCCCTAGAAAAACCTACTTATTTGTCGTTGTACAATAGTCCTTGTGAATTTATAAGGATATTTTTTATGCATATAATTAAATATTTAATTTTTATGTCAGAAAAAGCAAAATTAAATAAAAAACTTTATTCTCTCTTTACAAAAAAATCACTAAGAGACTTTCTTAGCTATCCTTTATATATATATCTTCCTGCACACACTAGTAAAACTTAGCAAGTGAGCAAGCTTACAATTTTTTATATAGCAAAAAAGAACTCATAATATATGAGTTCTTTTGGTGCTGAAGACCGGAATCGAACCGGTACGATGTTTTAGCATCGCAGGATTTTAAGTCCTGTGCGTCTGCCAGTTCCGCCACTCCAGCAAGATGTATTAAATTTAAAATGGTAGCGGAAATAGGACTTGAACCTACGACCCTTCGGGTATGAACCGAATGCTCTAGCCAGCTGAGCTATTCCGCCATGTTATGGTTGCGGGGGCAGGACTTGAACCTACGACCTTCGGGTTATGAGCCCGACGAGCTGCCAACTGCTCCACCCCGCGATATTATGGTGCTGAAGACCGGAATCGAACCGGTACGGTGTTTTAGCACCGCAGGATTTTAAGTCCTGTGCGTCTGCCAGTTCCGCCACTCCAGCGAGTATTGTATTTAATTTGAAATGGTAGCGGAAATAGGACTTGAACCTACGACCCTTCGGGTATGAACCGAATGCTCTAGCCAGCTGAGCTATTCCGCCATGTTATGGTTGCGGGGGCAGGACTTGAACCTACGACCTTCGGGTTATGAGCCCGACGAGCTGCCAACTGCTCCACCCCGCGACATTATGGTGCTGAAGACCGGAATCGAACCGGTACGATGTTTTAGCATCGCAGGATTTTAAGTCCTGTGCGTCTGCCAGTTCCGCCACTCCAGCATTTTTTTGTCCGCCTCTCAGCGACAAGTTTTATTATAAAGTATGATATGTTTACTGTCAACACCTTTTTTATTTTTTTATTTATATATGTTTTAATAGTTAATCTATCTTATAAAAAAGCAAACTACAACCCTATGTTTTAGGCTTAGTTATTTATGATAAAAGCCGGATGTTTCCATCCGGCTTTTTCTATCTGAATACTTTATATTAACCTAAATTTTTTCTTCCCTTTGACTTAAACTCTTGATGTTTTTTTACATCCGCAAGTTTTTCTTCGCTATCTTTAAGGAACTTTGACATTATATCTTCAAAACTATTTGAAGAAGCCTTCTTTTTTTCTGAACTCCAGTCAATCTCTGCAGGCTTAACTGATTTCTTTTGAACATTAGCTTGCTTTATTGAAAGGCTTATCTTTCCATTGTCATCTACTGATATAACTTTTACCTTTACCTTATCTTGCTCTTTTAGGTGCTGTCTTATATCTTTTACAAATGAATCTGCTACCTCCGAAATGTGTACAAGTCCAGTTTTACCTTCCACTTCTACAAACGCTCCAAAGTTTGTGATGTTAACCACTGTGCCTTCTAAAATGTTTCCTGCCATTAAGGTCATGTTAAAAATGTTCCTCCTTAAAATAATTAGAATAATTAAATCTATGTTATTTTTATAATAACCTATTTTGTAGAACTTGAATCATTACTTGTTAAAACTTTCTTTTCACCTGGTTTAATCATACCTAATTTCTCTCTAGCCATCTTCTCGCTATAGGCATCAGTTTTTGACATATTAACTTCATCTTTTAATCTATCATTAACTGCTTTCACTTTATTAAGTTCTAGTTGCCTTTCACTTACCTGTGTACTAATTTTGTGCATAGTAATCTCTTGTCTTATAAAACTAAATACAAATATTGATACAATTAGGAGTATAGCTATATTTTTAAGAGTAAATTTCTTTCTCATGACTAAAGCCCCTTCGATTTCCAAAAAAATTCATTTATACTCCTATTTTAATAACTATTTATTTTTTATTCAAGTTATTTTTTTATCTTGCTATTTATTAATCCTATTCCTGAAGAATATAAGTTTAAATATATACGATAAGTTCTTTAAAAATATTCTAGCACCTTTCCCTGCAATTCTCTCAGCTTTTTTTTCAGTTCTGAGTACTTTCTTACTAAATAACTTAATATAAATAAATGCGCCTATTATTATAAATAGATATACATACATCCCTAAGAAAGCATAATTGACATAAAGAAGGAATGTAAATATTATTATTGCAGTTAGTATCCAGAATAAAAAATCCTCTATAAAAACTATAAACTTAGGTGTTCCAATGCCTCTTATCGCTCTGTAAATGTCGAAAAGCACACCAGTTAACATCCCAGCTGCAAGGCTAAATATTACAATCTCAAATTGAATTTTCAATGGAAGCAGCATGATATCACCTATTTAAATATCTTCTTAAAGATATTTTCCTTTTCTTTTTTCACTTCACCTGTATATATCATAGCTGATACTTTCCCTATTATGACTACATCTCCATTCTGTACATCCAACTTATTCATCTTAAGCCCCTCACCCTTTACTGTAAGCATGCCTAAACATGTATTTAATAATATTTTTTCTTCATCAAAACTTAGAACTTCCACTACTCCTGTCAAAACAATTTTCTTTCTATTTTCCAGCGCTAAGTTGCTTTTTCTTTCTTCAACTTTAAGCTCCTTCTTATTCTCCATAATATCCTCCTGTATGTTTTTATAATAAAATATATGACTATAAATTTTGATATATTCAAAATAGAGATATTTTATTTAAAATGACAAAAGGTCTCCTTGACTATTCGTCAAAGAAACCTTACATTTCGTCTTGATCTTCTTCACCTTCTAATATTTCATACATCTGCTTTGCATTTTCTTTCTTTACATGCTCTGCAATATTAGTTATCTTAGCTTTCAGTTTTTTGTTAGCAAATACTATTTCAATTACATCCTCTTCTTTTACCTCTGTAGAAGGTTTTGCAACTTTACCATTAATAGATACTCTTCCACCTTCACACACTTCCTTAGCCACGGTTCTTCTCTTGATTATTCTAGATACCTTTAGATACTTATCTAATCTCATAATATATCTCCTTATAACTTTAAGAACCCGAGATTCCTCGGGTCCTAAAAATATATATCTATTACTTGTTAACTTTTTCTTTGAACTCTTTACCAGCTTTGAATACTGGAACTTTTGAAGCAGGTATTTGGATAGTTTCCTTAGTTCTTGGGTTTCTTCCTTCTCTAGCTGCTCTTTCTCTAGTTTCGAAAGTTCCAAAGCCAACTAATTGAACCTTTTCTCCATTTTCTAAAGCTTCTTGAACACTGTCAATGAAAGATTTTAATGCAACTTCTGCATCTTTCTTAGTTAACTTACTCTTCTCAGCCATGCTTGAGATTAATTCTGCTTTATTCACTTTTACATCCTCCTTAAAACTCTTATGATATGTTTTATGGTACCTGATTATAATTATGTATTATAATCTACATTAACATATTATATAACCACTTTTTTATATAGTCTATAGTAAATTACTTATTTAACAGTACAAATATAATATGGTAATGATTGCTCACTTATGCTATATATTCTTCATAAAAGGGAAATTTCCTTCTTTGCCCTTAGTTTTTTTCGGTTTTTTTTGCTTTATTCCACAAATTATCCATTTCTTCAAGGGACATATTCTCTAATTTTTGTCCTTTTTTAGAAGCTTCTTGCTCAATATAAGAAAATCTTCTTATAAACTTTTCTGTTGTTTGAGTTAAGGCAAGCTCACCTTCTACCTTAAGGAATCTGGCAACATTAACACAGGCAAACAATAAATCTCCTACCTCTTCTACTATCTTTGCCCTATTTTCTCCATTATATACCTCTTTTATTTCATTTAATTCTTCTTCTACCTTAAGCATAGCATCTTCTACCTTATCCCAATCAAACCCAACCTTTTTAGCCTTATTTTGCACCTTTGTAGCTCTGATAATTGATGGCAATGACCTTGCTATAGCATTTAATTCATCAGTTATACTGTCAAACCCTTTTTCTTCTTTCTTGATATCTTCCCATCTTTCTAACACTTCACCAGATGAATTTACCGATTGGCTGCCAAAAACATGCGGATGTCTATTTATCATTTTTAAGCAAATTCCTTGAATTACATCCTTTATATTAAAGTACCCTTCTTCCTTAGCAATAGAAGAATGGAATACTATTTGGAGCAATACATCTCCTAATTCTTCTATCATTCCAGCATCATCCTGGTTATCTATAGAATCCAAAACTTCATAACACTCTTCTATAAGTGCTTGTTTTAGACTTTCATGTGTTTGTTCTCTATCCCAAGGACACCCATCTTCACTTCTTAAAGTCTCTATTATGTCTACTAAATCATAAAAATCTTTTTTATTTGTCAAATCTTTTGGCACATAGATCGAAGTTAAATAATCTATATCTTCTTGCATATCAATTTCATAAAGAGGCATCTTCCTTATACTTTCTTGATTTTTTATGCCTGCGGCTCTAACAAAGTATACTTCTGTATCATCATTAAATTCTTCTTGAAGCTTCAGCTTTACCTCTGATGCGATAAATTGGTTATACACCTGAGTTATTATAATACCATTCCTTTTATCTAGAACTTGGTTTTCAATATCAAATGCATCAACAATTTTAAGACCTTCCACTGGATCTATTTCTAAAGCCTCCATCATTACATCAATAAAGCTAACTGCTGGTAAAATTTCATATGGTAAACCTTGTTCCTTGCACAGGTTTACTAGATTTAAAACAGACCTTTCTGCCACTAATGGATGCCCAGGAACAGCATAAATAATATCATTAAGATTTTTATGCTGCTCAACTAAATCCAAAGCAATGCTTTCATAAACTTGGTCAAATGTATTAGACCTCTCATAAGCATCGTCATAAGTATTAAACTTTACCCCCTCATCAATTAAATATTGAACGGTAGGGTGCTTTTCTGTCCTAAGGAATATATTAGAGCACCTCTTTAATTCTCTTATAGCTCCTAAAGTTAAGGCTTCTTCGGATCCAGGTCCTAAGCCGATTATCTTGATCATGTTCTTTCTCCTTTTATCTATGTCTTTTTAGAAATCTACTCTTTATATAATCATATTTAAAGACACCAAGAATTACTATTAGCATCACATATATAATAATACCCAAAAAAACAGAAATCAAGCAAGCTATTCCATTACTAGAGGTTCTATTAAATATATTAAGATAGGTTATTAGAACTACTAATATCATTATAGTAGCTGCAGCTAATGGCTTAATCATTGCTGCTCCGTAATCTATTCTAACTTTAAGTTTTAAATGGAGATATATGAGATTCAAAATAGAGGCAGCTATATATGCTAATATTGAAGCAGCTACTGCTCCATAAATATTTAGCCACGATATCGGTATAAGATACAATGTCAACACTACCTTAATAAAGCATCCTATAAGAAGATTGATCACAGGCATAGCATAGGATCCTGTAGATTGCAATATCGCTGTGGTAGTTTGTGCTAATATTATAAACGGAATAGAAATAGCTAGATATTTAA
Proteins encoded in this region:
- the yabQ gene encoding spore cortex biosynthesis protein YabQ — translated: MLLPLKIQFEIVIFSLAAGMLTGVLFDIYRAIRGIGTPKFIVFIEDFLFWILTAIIIFTFLLYVNYAFLGMYVYLFIIIGAFIYIKLFSKKVLRTEKKAERIAGKGARIFLKNLSYIFKLIFFRNRINK
- the hpt gene encoding hypoxanthine phosphoribosyltransferase; the protein is MREDIKEILFSEDTIISKVKEIAADLSDDYKGKELLVVGVLKGSVIFTSELLKYISIPCELDFIAVSSYGNSSQTSGVVRILKDLDNDVAGKDVIIVEDIVDTGLTLSYLLKYFEDRNANSIEIVSLLNKPVRRKTDINVKYYGFEVPDEFIVGYGIDYAEKYRNLPFIASLKEEVYNK
- the yabP gene encoding sporulation protein YabP; the protein is MENKKELKVEERKSNLALENRKKIVLTGVVEVLSFDEEKILLNTCLGMLTVKGEGLKMNKLDVQNGDVVIIGKVSAMIYTGEVKKEKENIFKKIFK
- the ftsH gene encoding ATP-dependent zinc metalloprotease FtsH gives rise to the protein MKKFSSLTAWVVVMIMVVISAVFLVKSGEAGSTIPYSDFQQKWIGDQVKSIQVKQDKMTVEGTLTNNKTFNTVVPVETLNILLANNNKPNVKVSFELPTNISVWVQIIPTVLVIFLFIAFFFIFMQQSQSGGGSRGVMNFGKSRAKMATPDKKKVTFKDVAGADEEKAELEEIVDFLKQPKRYIEMGARIPKGVLLVGPPGTGKTLLARAIAGEAGVPFFSISGSDFVEMFVGVGASRVRDLFEQAKKNAPCIIFIDEIDAVGRQRGAGLGGGHDEREQTLNQLLVEMDGFGVNEGIIMIAATNRPDILDPALLRPGRFDRQIVVGAPDVKGREEILKVHTRNKPLSDDIELKVLAKRTPGFTGADIENLANEAALLSVRRSKKIIGMDEMEEAITRVIAGPEKKSRVISEHDRKLTAYHEAGHAVVAKLLPNADPVHQISIIPRGMAGGYTMHLPAEDRSYTSKSRLKDEMVGLLGGRVAEKLIMGDISTGAKNDIDRASNIARSMVMEYGMSDEVGPISFGTDHNEVFLGRDIGRSRNFSEEIGSKIDKEIKGLIDEAYGKAESLLTEYMGKLHAVAQALLEKEKLEAEEFEEIFNNA
- a CDS encoding FtsB family cell division protein produces the protein MRKKFTLKNIAILLIVSIFVFSFIRQEITMHKISTQVSERQLELNKVKAVNDRLKDEVNMSKTDAYSEKMAREKLGMIKPGEKKVLTSNDSSSTK
- a CDS encoding RNA-binding S4 domain-containing protein, with translation MRLDKYLKVSRIIKRRTVAKEVCEGGRVSINGKVAKPSTEVKEEDVIEIVFANKKLKAKITNIAEHVKKENAKQMYEILEGEEDQDEM
- the spoIIE gene encoding stage II sporulation protein E, with the translated sequence MQYGVDVTTYKRISDRKKDKKELKIIGSPYRLLFNFIGAFLISRVTINANGAGIDGLSPFGIAFILSFLNKESKKEGIVAAVGVLLGYATLLGSAPNVGIYILSAAIISIFTNLPFKLKEKVSLIMSFSILMLSMIFYRAFSSNISLWINIVTSLVQCVVVYPIYYIIKYALTCLDDIKTNHFFTSEELIAMALLFCLIISGIGSVAIFGISIRNVVALFFVIIIAFSLGSSVGAAAGVAMGIIVGLSTNNMMLYISVYSICGLMVGIFKDTGKWFTMLAYIVVYFVLSMYSKKFDDFKVIEALIVAVLFSVVPLKFYNKLSLELDNERKQDTLGDLHFCKIKEEFTNRLVDFTDILSTISVTLSNLVDNDRLLLKNKSSALIENLADRVCSSCDMRYTCWKRELHTTYNSFSELIRSNQEGKSSFPLELDKKCIKKYALVKNTEEIVGNYVQDEMLKRRLGEGRKLLAGHINNMAVTIGELIDDFSKDIVICNDVERTIKRALNKESIKYDDILCYNDKNGRLNIKVTMDSCGGGQICIKDVLPVINKSIGKTMSIGGDGCSIDPNTNKCSVYIEETPKYHVSSYAAIACKDGEKYTGDSYSYGKTQDGNYMVLVSDGMGSGPEAGAESKAAVELIEKFTQVGFSELTAINTVNSIMSMKFSEDEKFATLDLQNIDLYTGNAKFMKVGAVESFIKKGEKVELVKSKTLPFGILDTTDVDIVEKKVSNGDLIVTISDGILYGKDGDGSCQWLTEFLRTTNNKNPKELSLEILDKAKEISGAKIKDDMTVVVSKVFAIY
- a CDS encoding S1 domain-containing RNA-binding protein; this encodes MTLMAGNILEGTVVNITNFGAFVEVEGKTGLVHISEVADSFVKDIRQHLKEQDKVKVKVISVDDNGKISLSIKQANVQKKSVKPAEIDWSSEKKKASSNSFEDIMSKFLKDSEEKLADVKKHQEFKSKGRKNLG
- the tilS gene encoding tRNA lysidine(34) synthetase TilS, which encodes MNDKVINFIREHHMIKNGDKVLVALSGGPDSVCLLHVLYMMRHELGITLGAAHINHLLRGDDSFEDESYVEKMCSSLGIPCFIKRINIESMAKEKSISSEMAGREARYEFFSQVIKEEGFDKVAIAHNANDQAETILMRVMRGTGIDGLVGIKPIRDEIYIRPILCITREEIEDYCVSNNLNPRIDRTNLESIYSRNKVRLEMIPFIKNNFNKDIVESLNRLALLANIDSEYIDKSSEDMYFKFCKEKAGTIIINKDAFHIHEALLTRLIRKSIFYVSGATYNFEMKHIYDIILLQEGKTGKNINLPNNIVAENSYGDIIISIRKFEECKSIEFIISKQDLDEKIVENLRLNGLMYDVVLQVRQNDTKIDLNSSDLIKYFDYDKIKQKIIIRNRKNGDKIKPLGMTGTKKIKDIFIDNKVPNSLRDEIPLVCFDNHISWVVGLKISDLFKVNKNTKNILQIRFIERE
- the mazG gene encoding nucleoside triphosphate pyrophosphohydrolase, with product MIKIIGLGPGSEEALTLGAIRELKRCSNIFLRTEKHPTVQYLIDEGVKFNTYDDAYERSNTFDQVYESIALDLVEQHKNLNDIIYAVPGHPLVAERSVLNLVNLCKEQGLPYEILPAVSFIDVMMEALEIDPVEGLKIVDAFDIENQVLDKRNGIIITQVYNQFIASEVKLKLQEEFNDDTEVYFVRAAGIKNQESIRKMPLYEIDMQEDIDYLTSIYVPKDLTNKKDFYDLVDIIETLRSEDGCPWDREQTHESLKQALIEECYEVLDSIDNQDDAGMIEELGDVLLQIVFHSSIAKEEGYFNIKDVIQGICLKMINRHPHVFGSQSVNSSGEVLERWEDIKKEEKGFDSITDELNAIARSLPSIIRATKVQNKAKKVGFDWDKVEDAMLKVEEELNEIKEVYNGENRAKIVEEVGDLLFACVNVARFLKVEGELALTQTTEKFIRRFSYIEQEASKKGQKLENMSLEEMDNLWNKAKKTEKN
- a CDS encoding HU family DNA-binding protein, with the translated sequence MRYHKTYHKSFKEDVKVNKAELISSMAEKSKLTKKDAEVALKSFIDSVQEALENGEKVQLVGFGTFETRERAAREGRNPRTKETIQIPASKVPVFKAGKEFKEKVNK